Proteins from a genomic interval of Orbaceae bacterium lpD02:
- a CDS encoding PcfJ domain-containing protein, whose amino-acid sequence MKNINQRYITYDKPVVREKYRFGSKRVENFYDDCMKVINEIDVGYFYRVTVKRHVTEIIICNMFKLKVSGSELSYYKYRIHAKRWQNLKNSKGRNNDFVIKHLSLIEATSTLYKRFLTDAILEIMYHKKNEFIFENEDTQLGFEAIKRIILAKLLKKAAKHNAPLLGRSFMRMLWDSIINKEVYSYSVRIYLKPPTLAQYFNIAKMDIDSLRRIGKENPNLFPVLASLKPDDIKQVDLFSKKRWVASSSAHDDSICLPLYFSCKSTWNFFKQMKSRFIKDYLHNVRQANDAEYSLCVIESLMVIPHIKRQRVYIINFLQSFLFRYETNGYEPMRGRGHTNKFFQITANQRTVLVNLLMEQLLLIRSQLSLPIFKKDFIKFNGRDVVLFIDKFKDILDFLIHNPDVYLRKNKTFNSLLADTRQWEQVVAMNKSKKLAKITWHKSIPDTIIEGLHVKELNTGQDVYIEGIQMHHCIQTYIKHAKHNTYKIFSISSVDASESKGERATLGAAFNRRDKRWKLEQVRGVCNEEVSEQILHVSNEIVSMLNKTAQKALNGAKQG is encoded by the coding sequence ATGAAGAATATAAATCAACGATATATTACATATGATAAACCGGTTGTACGTGAAAAATATCGATTTGGTAGTAAACGGGTTGAAAATTTTTATGATGATTGTATGAAAGTCATTAATGAAATCGATGTTGGGTATTTTTACCGTGTAACCGTTAAACGCCATGTCACCGAAATAATAATATGCAATATGTTTAAACTGAAAGTGAGTGGCTCAGAACTGAGTTATTATAAGTACCGTATTCACGCTAAACGTTGGCAGAATTTGAAAAATAGCAAAGGTAGAAATAACGATTTTGTTATCAAGCATTTGTCCCTTATTGAGGCAACCTCAACGTTATACAAACGATTTTTGACTGATGCAATTCTTGAGATAATGTATCACAAGAAAAATGAGTTTATCTTTGAAAATGAAGATACCCAGCTAGGTTTTGAAGCAATTAAAAGGATTATCCTGGCTAAATTATTAAAGAAAGCGGCCAAGCATAATGCGCCTTTATTGGGTAGGTCATTTATGCGGATGCTGTGGGATAGCATTATTAATAAAGAGGTTTACTCGTACTCTGTTCGCATTTACTTAAAACCACCGACATTGGCACAGTATTTTAATATTGCTAAGATGGATATTGACTCACTGCGCCGGATTGGTAAAGAAAATCCGAATCTGTTCCCCGTTTTAGCTTCACTTAAACCTGATGATATTAAACAGGTTGATTTATTTTCTAAAAAGCGTTGGGTTGCTTCAAGTTCTGCCCACGACGATTCGATTTGCTTACCGCTCTATTTTTCATGTAAATCAACCTGGAATTTTTTTAAGCAAATGAAAAGCCGATTCATCAAAGATTATCTGCACAATGTGCGACAGGCTAATGATGCGGAGTATAGTTTATGTGTGATTGAGTCATTAATGGTTATTCCCCATATTAAAAGACAACGTGTCTACATTATCAATTTTCTACAAAGTTTCTTGTTTAGGTATGAAACAAATGGTTATGAACCGATGCGGGGGCGTGGGCATACCAATAAATTTTTTCAAATCACAGCCAATCAGCGTACGGTTTTAGTCAATCTATTAATGGAGCAACTCTTATTAATTCGTAGCCAGCTTTCCCTCCCTATTTTTAAAAAGGATTTTATTAAATTTAATGGCAGAGACGTCGTGCTGTTTATCGACAAATTTAAGGATATTCTTGATTTTTTAATTCATAACCCGGATGTTTATTTAAGAAAAAATAAAACGTTTAACAGCTTGCTTGCGGACACAAGGCAATGGGAGCAGGTCGTTGCTATGAATAAAAGCAAAAAATTAGCTAAAATTACCTGGCACAAATCTATCCCAGATACCATTATAGAGGGTTTGCATGTAAAAGAGTTAAATACTGGCCAGGATGTCTATATTGAAGGCATTCAAATGCACCACTGCATACAGACTTACATCAAGCATGCTAAGCACAATACCTATAAAATATTTTCGATTAGTAGTGTTGATGCATCAGAAAGCAAAGGTGAGAGGGCGACATTGGGTGCTGCATTCAATCGCCGGGATAAACGTTGGAAGCTGGAGCAAGTCCGTGGTGTGTGTAATGAGGAAGTTTCAGAGCAGATTTTGCATGTCAGCAATGAAATTGTCTCAATGCTCAATAAAACGGCTCAAAAAGCGTTAAATGGCGCAAAACAAGGGTAA
- a CDS encoding SAM-dependent methyltransferase, protein MRMKTALDVCCGSRMFYFDKQDKRTLFCDNRNENHILCDGRALNIHPDAQVDFTRLPFLDETFYQVSFDPPHLVKVGKNSWLAKKYGCLHSETWQEDLRKAFSECFRVLKNNGILIFKWNETDIPVKEVLALTEYKPWIGHISGKRSNTHWISFIK, encoded by the coding sequence ATGAGAATGAAAACAGCGCTTGATGTCTGCTGTGGCTCTAGAATGTTCTACTTTGATAAACAAGACAAACGAACGTTGTTTTGTGACAATAGAAATGAAAACCATATTTTATGCGATGGAAGAGCTTTAAATATTCATCCTGATGCACAAGTCGATTTTACCCGTTTACCTTTTTTAGATGAAACATTTTATCAAGTCTCTTTCGATCCACCGCACCTGGTTAAAGTGGGTAAAAATAGCTGGCTAGCAAAAAAATACGGATGTTTACATAGTGAAACTTGGCAAGAGGATTTGCGAAAAGCGTTTAGTGAATGCTTCCGAGTGCTAAAGAATAACGGAATATTAATATTCAAATGGAATGAGACTGACATACCGGTCAAAGAGGTGTTAGCACTAACAGAGTATAAACCGTGGATAGGCCATATTAGTGGTAAGCGTTCAAATACACATTGGATTAGTTTTATTAAGTGA
- the vgrG gene encoding type VI secretion system tip protein VgrG, with the protein MPSGLDTALDSLTNALSTQQHNRYSLTLLGLSSALSVLSVHGNEALNQLWRYEIIVTSLDPHITIDSVLNQPAQFSFLAPNLLTQVTHISSLDKPAMPRTLYGVVTEFAQLSVNKDEAHYRLVLQPRLALFANDHYSAIYQNQSVVSVVEEVLRRHGFTGVDYRLELKDSYPAREFISQWQESDLAFIQRLLADVGIWLRFESHSEHNCDVLVLSDYEQGFDNVGSLTYTQPSGMADKACDSAWDLQFASKSVARQVIVHDDNYREAQTDRYSLVNSQPKLTTTAGTDYRYGEHFKRKGDDNIIESGNWYAKIRHQQQISEQIIIHGNANDYHLAPGQRLIISGSPINGISEGIVILSTECYGDRSEAYHVKFTAMPYNVLKPYRPAPLPWPQVTGTLPARVTSPDNDTYGYIDTMGRYRVKFDFDLKTWRSGEESLWVRLAKPYAGDSYGFHFPLIDGTEVAIAFTDSNPDRPYIAHAMHDSTHPDPVTTINKHRNVLRTPANNKLRMDDKRGQEHIKLATEYGKSQLNLGHLVNQNKEQRGAGFELRTDEWGAISANKGLYLSAQSEPKAQGQQLDMQGAIAQLENALSIAKALQHAASSAQAHPADIDSQQQLQTALNQLTDAGMIAYAPAGMALTSDENIQLSSGNSISLTSEQQTDISALNNITLASSEAVGVFAHKAGIKLLANQGQVELQAQNDAMAIAAKQDIKIDSVESKVDFSAAKDITLICGGSFVKISAAGIELGSSSNVSVKAAALQKMGPATQSSSAAMNIDNKEQDILLQKLVSFDAINFTV; encoded by the coding sequence ATGCCTAGCGGTCTTGATACTGCATTAGATTCACTCACTAACGCACTTAGCACCCAGCAACATAACCGGTACTCACTGACGCTGTTAGGCTTATCATCCGCGCTCTCGGTCTTATCGGTACACGGTAATGAAGCACTTAACCAACTATGGCGTTACGAGATTATCGTCACTAGCCTTGACCCGCATATCACTATTGATAGTGTACTTAACCAGCCCGCCCAGTTTAGCTTCTTAGCCCCCAACTTGCTAACGCAGGTCACCCACATTAGCTCACTTGATAAACCGGCAATGCCGCGCACCTTATATGGGGTGGTGACTGAGTTTGCTCAGCTATCGGTCAATAAAGATGAGGCGCATTATCGGCTGGTACTGCAGCCACGACTGGCGCTATTTGCTAATGACCACTATAGCGCCATTTACCAAAACCAAAGTGTGGTCAGCGTGGTGGAAGAGGTGCTGCGCCGCCATGGTTTTACTGGCGTCGATTACCGCTTAGAGTTAAAAGACAGCTACCCAGCCCGGGAGTTTATCAGCCAATGGCAAGAGAGCGACCTGGCGTTTATACAGCGTTTACTGGCCGATGTCGGTATTTGGTTACGCTTTGAAAGCCATAGCGAACATAACTGTGATGTATTGGTATTAAGTGATTACGAACAGGGTTTTGACAACGTTGGCAGTCTGACTTACACGCAACCGAGTGGCATGGCGGATAAGGCGTGCGATAGTGCGTGGGACTTACAGTTTGCCAGCAAAAGCGTAGCGCGTCAGGTGATTGTCCATGATGACAACTACCGCGAGGCACAAACCGATAGATACTCATTAGTGAACAGCCAACCAAAACTTACCACCACCGCCGGCACCGATTACCGCTATGGTGAGCACTTTAAACGTAAAGGTGATGACAACATTATTGAGAGTGGCAATTGGTATGCCAAAATCCGCCATCAGCAGCAGATTAGTGAACAGATTATTATTCACGGTAATGCCAATGACTACCACTTAGCCCCAGGGCAACGCCTCATCATTAGCGGCAGCCCAATCAACGGCATCAGTGAAGGGATAGTGATTTTATCGACCGAGTGCTATGGTGACCGCAGCGAGGCGTATCACGTCAAGTTTACCGCTATGCCGTATAACGTATTAAAGCCGTATCGTCCAGCACCGTTACCATGGCCGCAGGTGACCGGCACACTGCCAGCGCGGGTGACCAGTCCTGACAATGACACTTATGGTTATATTGACACCATGGGGCGTTACCGGGTTAAATTTGATTTTGACTTAAAAACCTGGCGCAGTGGTGAAGAGAGCTTATGGGTTAGGCTAGCAAAACCCTATGCCGGTGACAGCTATGGTTTCCACTTCCCCTTAATCGATGGCACCGAGGTGGCTATCGCCTTTACCGATAGTAACCCAGATAGACCGTATATCGCCCATGCCATGCATGACAGCACACATCCTGACCCTGTCACGACTATCAATAAACACCGCAATGTGCTGCGAACGCCAGCCAACAACAAACTGCGTATGGATGATAAACGCGGGCAAGAGCATATTAAACTGGCGACTGAGTACGGCAAAAGCCAGCTTAACCTCGGTCACTTAGTTAACCAAAACAAAGAACAACGCGGCGCCGGTTTCGAGCTACGCACCGACGAATGGGGCGCCATTAGCGCGAACAAAGGTTTATATCTAAGCGCGCAAAGCGAGCCAAAAGCCCAAGGTCAGCAGCTCGATATGCAAGGCGCGATTGCCCAGCTGGAAAACGCCTTATCGATTGCTAAAGCGCTACAACATGCTGCGAGCAGCGCGCAGGCGCACCCCGCTGATATCGACAGTCAACAGCAGCTACAAACCGCACTCAACCAACTCACCGACGCCGGCATGATTGCCTATGCACCGGCCGGCATGGCGTTAACCAGTGATGAAAATATCCAGCTCTCCAGTGGCAACAGCATCAGCTTAACCAGTGAACAGCAGACCGACATTAGCGCGCTAAACAATATCACCTTAGCCTCATCTGAGGCGGTCGGCGTTTTCGCCCATAAGGCTGGCATCAAGCTACTGGCTAACCAAGGTCAAGTCGAACTGCAAGCCCAAAACGACGCGATGGCTATCGCCGCTAAGCAAGATATTAAAATTGATAGTGTTGAGAGCAAAGTGGACTTTTCAGCGGCTAAAGATATCACCCTGATATGTGGTGGTTCATTTGTTAAAATTAGCGCTGCTGGCATTGAACTGGGCTCCTCCAGCAATGTAAGCGTCAAAGCGGCGGCACTGCAAAAAATGGGGCCAGCAACACAAAGTAGTTCAGCGGCAATGAATATCGATAATAAGGAACAGGATATACTATTACAAAAGCTAGTTTCGTTTGACGCAATTAACTTTACGGTATAG